A stretch of DNA from Patescibacteria group bacterium:
CAACCCTCATCATCGTAAGGAGTATTTGTCCGTTTGATCCATATAGTAATAATTTTTGGGTACTTTGTTTTAATCTCGTCGATTGTCTTACCGCGATTATCCAAAAATATTGCGCTTTGGAGATTCTCATTTTGATCAAAAAAAACCAGTTTAGATTCTATTGTATCGGCAACTTCGGCAAAATACGGTTTAATCCCGCTTGCCTCAACTTTTGCCTGTTGAAATTCATCCTGACCAAAAGTCAGTAAATAAAGTTCTGCGTCTGGTATTGATTTTAATTTTTTTAAAAAATTAAGCGCATCCGGATATAGAAATTCGTTGGCTGAACTGACAACCTCATTAAAGTTCAATAACAGATCATTCTCGTCGATCTTTACGTCTTTCGCCAGCAGTTTCAGATGTTCCTTGTAATTATAATATCCCAGTTGTTCTTTTATTATCCGATAATTTGAATTGAACTGGTTCGTTGTGACACCAAACAAAGACAGCCGGTCCTGCAGAGCCTGCTTAAACATCTCGGTATCAAAGAGTGTATGGTCGAAATCTAATACTATTTTCATTTGGATGCTTTTTGGATAATCTGCATAATTATTGTAGCAAGCTTTTTTGGATCGTGTCTAATCCCGGTCCGTTTCAACAAAACATCAGATTTTTTCTGTTGATAGACTTCCGTGGCAAGTAATAATGCGGAGACGGCCTGATAATCAGCGCTGTTTAATTTTTTCTCGTTGATTGGCATTATAACTTCATCATCAAGTTTACTTTTTTTCAGCATCTTTCCGCTGATTTTCTCAGAATTGTATATTACATAATCAATCACGCCCTTGCCAATGTATTTTTCAAAAAAATCTACTACTTCAGCTAAATCCATTGAATCGGTCTGACCTTTTTTATTTAATAGGTTTGCACAAAATATTACCGGTGCCTTTGAATTTTTAAATGCCTGCCGGATCCCACCTACCAAAAAGTTCGGTAATACGCTCCGCAGCGGATTACCCGGACAAATGATAATTGCATCTGCCTTTTTAATAGCGCTGATTGCGCGCGGGTTCGCTGAAGCCCTTTTGCTTAATAGTAATTTTTGAAATGTATTTTTTTTCTTAACCAAATCGTCAAATGAATGTTCCTGGAATATTTTTCTGCCCCCGGCAAGCTGCGCTACTAATTCGGTTCTGGTTAATGTCACCGGAATTACCTCGCCTTCTACTTCCAGATATTCGTATGCCTTCTTTATTGCCTGCTCAAAACTACCTAACTGTTTTTCGTATCCGGCTAAAAACAAATTTCCGGCATTATGGCCAAGCAGGTTAGCCTGATCAAAGCGGAATTCAAAAAAATCCCTGCGCTCTTTTTCCGCGCGGGACAATGCAAGTAATGCCTGACGAACATCCCCCATCGGATGGACATTGAAATCACGAACTAACTGGCCGGTTGAACCACCGCTGTCCATCATGGTTACAATCGCAGACAGTTTAACCGGATATTTCCTTAAGCCAGACAAAACTACAGAGGTCCCCGTCCCTCCGCCGATTGTGACAACATTCTTTTTCTTCGGCATTTAAATTATTTCTGCTTATTTTTGAGAAAATCACTGACCGCGATAACGTCTTCCGGACGGGTAAATTCAAGCCAATATTCTTTTATTTTTTTCACTTTTACTTTCTTCTGTTTTGCCAGATAGGAAATGCTGTCCGTCAGTTCATATTCTCCCCGTGATGACAGCCGGACCCCTTTAACTATTTCAAAAATTTCCGGGGTAAACTTATACATCCCGGTATTAACCAGGTCACCGACAAATTCTTTTGGTTTCTCAATAATCTTTTCCAAATATCCGTCGTTCGTGATCAAAACACCTTTTGTTTCCGGTGTTTCAGAAACTTTTCCGGCAACGTAATGGAAATTGTCGTTCACCATCATATTTTTCAAATCCGGAACTGAATACAGATCATCGCCACATACAGAAATAAACTGCTCGTTCCCAATCAGGTCCTCAACACATTTAATCGGACACGCAGTGCCATATTCATCACCCAATTTTTCAAATTGATTGATGATTGTCATAGTTGGATCATATTTGTTGGCAAATTTTTCCAGCACTTCTTTTTTATATCCAACCACAATAATAATTTCCGTAAGCCCTGCGGCTTTAAGATTCTCCAATAGATAATATAAAAACGGTTTGCCGTTGACCTCAATCAAATGTTTCGGCTTATCCTTGCTTAAACCCTGCATTCTGGTACCACGACCTGCCGCAGCTATTACCACTTTTTTGATCATTTTATAGTAAATATAAGTCTTAAAAAAATCACCCTTATCAGGCTAACGTACTCTATATTAAGTGATATTCTGTTTTCGTGCAAGACATGTAAATATTACCTGAATTTTCTTACTGTCGTATATAACCGGTACCAAAATGGACTGTAAACAGTATCATACGTCCCGACACTGTTGATTTGCCTTCCGCCAAAACCTCTTTTAAAACGGGAAATACCGGACCATTTATGGACATCATCATTTTCCGGTGAGACACCACCGAAGTCATAAATTTTGCTACCTTCATTTTTTGCATCCTGAATCGCCTGCCATTGCAATAAATATGGCGCCATCAGATTACGGAATTCGGAATTAGACCCACCATGTAGATATGTGGCTACACCGCCGAAATAAAGCATGAAATTGGCAGCGATAGTTTTACCGTCATATTCAGCAAGATACAGTTTGACCAAGCCGTGCGCAGACAGTGACTCCATCATTTTAGTATAGTAATTTTTACTATGCGTATTAATTCCGTTTCTTTTTGCCGTCTCATCAGCCAGGGCAAAAAACAATTCTATATCCTTAGCATCACATGATTTTCTGATGGCTAATTTCTTTTTCTCCGCCAGATGGATATTATAGCGTGTTTTCTGTTTCATCGCCGACAACAATTCATCACCAGATTTCGTAACATCCAAAACCCAGTTTGATTTTGGCTGAACCTCTTTAACTATTCTGGCTTTCAACTGAGATTGGATTTTTTGTGAAAATTCTTCCGGGAAGGCTGGTTCAAAACGCAGAAACAGCGAACCTTCGTTCTTTGCTATATGACCTATCTCTGAAAGTAGTACACCCAATGCACCACTGCCCGGATCGACAACTGGTCCCTTCGGACAGTATAAATAGCTTTTCCCGAGAGGAAGAGAAATTTTTAATACCAAAGCGACTCCTCTCAAATCTTCACCATCAAACGCGCCGAGATACCAATAAGACAAACCGCATTCCTTCTGGAACTCTCCCCAAAATTGTGTCTGTAAAAAAGCCCCGCTGGCCAGTGCGTGGTTAGAAACGAATTCATGCGCAGCCGCAAAATTCTCAATTTTTTT
This window harbors:
- a CDS encoding peptidoglycan bridge formation glycyltransferase FemA/FemB family protein, whose protein sequence is MEIKKIENFAAAHEFVSNHALASGAFLQTQFWGEFQKECGLSYWYLGAFDGEDLRGVALVLKISLPLGKSYLYCPKGPVVDPGSGALGVLLSEIGHIAKNEGSLFLRFEPAFPEEFSQKIQSQLKARIVKEVQPKSNWVLDVTKSGDELLSAMKQKTRYNIHLAEKKKLAIRKSCDAKDIELFFALADETAKRNGINTHSKNYYTKMMESLSAHGLVKLYLAEYDGKTIAANFMLYFGGVATYLHGGSNSEFRNLMAPYLLQWQAIQDAKNEGSKIYDFGGVSPENDDVHKWSGISRFKRGFGGRQINSVGTYDTVYSPFWYRLYTTVRKFR
- a CDS encoding sugar phosphate nucleotidyltransferase translates to MIKKVVIAAAGRGTRMQGLSKDKPKHLIEVNGKPFLYYLLENLKAAGLTEIIIVVGYKKEVLEKFANKYDPTMTIINQFEKLGDEYGTACPIKCVEDLIGNEQFISVCGDDLYSVPDLKNMMVNDNFHYVAGKVSETPETKGVLITNDGYLEKIIEKPKEFVGDLVNTGMYKFTPEIFEIVKGVRLSSRGEYELTDSISYLAKQKKVKVKKIKEYWLEFTRPEDVIAVSDFLKNKQK
- a CDS encoding HAD family hydrolase, which translates into the protein MKIVLDFDHTLFDTEMFKQALQDRLSLFGVTTNQFNSNYRIIKEQLGYYNYKEHLKLLAKDVKIDENDLLLNFNEVVSSANEFLYPDALNFLKKLKSIPDAELYLLTFGQDEFQQAKVEASGIKPYFAEVADTIESKLVFFDQNENLQSAIFLDNRGKTIDEIKTKYPKIITIWIKRTNTPYDDEGCERTDFQVDSLSEALKYISDTKK
- a CDS encoding gluconeogenesis factor YvcK family protein, with protein sequence MPKKKNVVTIGGGTGTSVVLSGLRKYPVKLSAIVTMMDSGGSTGQLVRDFNVHPMGDVRQALLALSRAEKERRDFFEFRFDQANLLGHNAGNLFLAGYEKQLGSFEQAIKKAYEYLEVEGEVIPVTLTRTELVAQLAGGRKIFQEHSFDDLVKKKNTFQKLLLSKRASANPRAISAIKKADAIIICPGNPLRSVLPNFLVGGIRQAFKNSKAPVIFCANLLNKKGQTDSMDLAEVVDFFEKYIGKGVIDYVIYNSEKISGKMLKKSKLDDEVIMPINEKKLNSADYQAVSALLLATEVYQQKKSDVLLKRTGIRHDPKKLATIIMQIIQKASK